The genome window TGGATTTGGTCTGAcaacaagtgttttcagttaccacctccttgtctcatcctaACATACAGTCCCACAGACTCTatcagacggtctgaaggggtTACTACCACAACAGCAGCGCAATAACGCAGGCTAATCCCCACCCCACCCACATAGTATAGGAAATATCCACTTGTCTTTAGTAGTTTGACTGTTGTGAGAATGGACAGAActgacccaaacgcaacgctcagagggaaggaggtttattgagggttTACAGAGAGGGCTTGTGAAGAGACGATGGAGGAGAGGTGGACGCTGGGGGACGTGGAcacggaggaccgaggagcaggcgaGGTGCAGGTGGTGAGGCGAGGAGCGGGGGGagcagggaggacgccgtggaggaagcccgagaggagaggaccggagggtgagcccagccgacagaacggaggacgagggtgagtgaacctgggagggaaagcagagagacagagttaactcgagtgaacctgggagggaaagcagagagacagagttaacTCGAGGAACAATCGGGGActggaaaacagagatcatTAACACCAGAGCTCGAGAGGTTGGCACCGGGTtgggagcaacgacgatcaagcaaggatgttgtggagaaccggggttgaaatacaggcagggatgaggttgattactggcaggtgtggcaggctgacgaggtggctgatgaggtgcaggtgcgggttgttggctgggctcaggagcggagagagagagagaggaagagaacacagggaggcaggtaGAGCAAAACAATGGGAGGAATAAAgcgaagagaaaaaaaggaaaccaggactactcaccgtcagctgggctgtccCTACAATACTGACACCATTCCTGCAGGAAAGTGACCTGGCTAAAGTAAGCCTCACCCTGTGCTGCAtcgctgcctctctgatgccTGACCTCCCTCTCACTCCTCTCCCGCTTGACACCTCTCCTGTCCCCGCCTGAACCTGCCATGTCTTCTTCATGAAGTTGGAGCCACTCTAAATCACCTTGGTACTATATTCCTTGTTGTCAAACTAGCCTTTGTTGGTCTCGGTGGTTGTGTTCGGTCCCGGTCTGGTCATGATGCTTCTGAGCCCGGTTCTGTTGCCTGCTCAGTTCTGGTGCTCGTTCCAGACTCAGTAAATAGGACTGCTGAATTAGCTGCAGTCCTATTTACTGAGTCTGGAACAGTTAGCAGTTACGATCTGATATGTGATTTGGTGCCCCCTATGTTTTTAGTATGAATTCAACAGGTGGAGTTTAGTCTCATTTTTTACACATTGTAACAAATATGAATACAAATAAAGCAGTAGCATATCTGTAAGCTTCCTGTTAAGTCAAATGTGAGTAAAAGCTGGACTTTAATACATGAGAGCAGAaattagtatttaaaaaaatatgtgccCCATTTTCTCTCACTGTTTCTCCAGGTTTTATCCAGACCCTCGTTCCAACATTAGTTTTGCCTGCTATCTGTCACATCCTGTCTTCATTATCCTGTACACTGGCGTGCAACAGACCCCAACTCAGGCATCAACTTCATAAGTACTTCAGACAGCacatttcattcagttttatCAAGCCTAGCTGATGCAGAGGTattgatgtactgtatgtttctaCTTCAGATGTACTAGTTCCTTGGCTACCTTGTGCTCACACTGGTTGTGAGCTGTGTTTACTGTGCTGGTTGAGAAGCCCTACCTTCACTTAAAATGGAGTAGTACATAGAAACAAATCAGCACATGAAGGACTTCTCCAGTGAATGACCCTAATCATATATTTCATGTACCTTGTCAGTTAAGCCAGTGCTCTTGTTGAAGTCCtcttttatttagaaaataatcCTGTTTGTTCTGAAGGTTTTTATAGTAATTTCTGAGTGTTTACTACTTTTCTATTGTAACTATTGTTCAatagttgacagagagttgataTGGATTACATCTTGCAGGTGACACAAAAAGGTGAGATCTTTGAACATGATGTAATCTACATATAAAGATTATGTGTTGTCTACATTTTCACCATTACCATCTAATCGAAGGAACGATAACAAGGTCAAATAACTGCATTCAAATGTCGATTGTTCATGCAGAAAAAATGTCTACTATTCAGGATTAGTTGTGATTTTCCATAAACATGATATTATTTACTGTTTCTCCACACAGTGTAATTTCAATTTGGAAATTATTAAAAGAGGACTAATACAGCGAAAAGGACTGCCCTCTTGTGGAGGACTAGATTAGTGTGATAGGCTTCCTTGTGaccaaaaataacaacataaataaCTCTGGCCACCATTTCACTGCACTTTCCATGGCAGTGAGTCAGAATTTACAAGTGACACCGACTTAGCTAATGAGATCATAACAAAGGGTATCTGTTTCTTATGACGCAATGCCCAGACCTTTCCATCTTAGCACTTGAGTTATGCAGGGCATGTGCTACGTTGTGTGTTGAATTATGTTGAGTAATGCTTGCCAAACAACCTCAAATAAATACCTTGATCCTTCTGCCActgtttttgttgatgtgtTGATTTTCACTGGAGTATAGTTGTTAAGCTCAGTGTTGATAACGTGTCTGTCTAAGTCGTTCAAAGTTTCTATCATGTTTGACACCAGGATGGAGATAAATGATATCCTCCCAGAATTTTTGGCCATCATTTCAAGTTTCAGCATTCAATCTGCTTACTTGagttatgttttatttcaaagtTTAGGCTAGACTATTAAATGTCTGGTGGTGTAAGCTAAATGCAAAATATGGTTATgttgaagatattttatttagcatttagccATGATGTTTGAATATTCCACATGCCTGTCTTGAATAACTTCTAAATACTAGGATAatgtttaagatgtttattaaaatgtttattattacaCTTTTTGTTATTATCAACTTGATGTCTTATTTCTGATGTCCCATTTCAGTCTTATTTAGAAGTgtcttgttgttttgtcttgttttaggGTAGAATAcactattgttttaatattgaatatGTGTGGATGGTGGAGGTGGAAAAGGTGAGTCTTACCATAAGACCCACAAGAGGAGGAGCAAGGACATATCAACCAATGTAATACAGAGACCAGCTCAAATACACATGTATtagatgtatttgttttattttcttgaaattatCAGTAAACTTTATACTACTTTAATTTGAACTTTACTGGAATCTGGAATCTGTGTCTCATTGAAAAGAATACCATTTGAAAGGACCACAATTCATCTAAGTTACAGTTACATCCAAGAGCGTAAAGTGTGAGAGTGTGGGCCTCTGGTCCGGTCTGAGGGTTTTTCCTCACACAGTTTGCCGTTTCTTTCATAACACTTTGGCATAGTGTCTCATATCTTTTATTTGCCTGCTATGGCCCTCCTGCCTTAATTGGTTCTGGAAAAGCATCTTTTAGCTGACTCCGTCACATATCCACACAAACAAAGCCCAGTAGTGACGCACACTTATTTCATGTGCAGCACCATTTTCCACCTGGTCCTGTCTGGGGAGTTTAGGTAAGGAGGCCAGACGCCAGGCCGAGAAAGACTCTGCAGCAACATGGTGTAAAAATATATCTTGCTTTGGTAAGATGACACTTCCCTCACTATGACTACAAGAGTCCATGTCCAATCCAAAACCCCACAACAGCATGCTCAAGATGGTGTAACATGTCTTGGACTGagcattttcaaatgtttaacaAGAACAACACTGTTTTGGAGAAAGAAAAGATTTAGTATTCTTTTTGTTacgacctggctcaaaaggccacaacaaatgggagacacaccatggtagaAGTTTAACAGAATGTTTATTAAACCATAATTACCCAAATAAAGGCTGATGCCAAAGTAAAGGTGAACAAGTATAGGGTATGAACATCAGTGGTTTCAGTCAGGTCAGGATGATGgatgcatggaaaatgtgtgtgagggtgttgtAATGTGCAAGAAATAATAACACAACTAAAACAGCATGTCGAGAAACCAAGGCAAAGGTGGAACCTGTGCAGGGAAACAGATGGTAGCAAGTTTGATCAATTGATCAATCCGTCCATCCGTCCGCAGCTCTTCCTctacaagggagagagaggccacacccactcatgaccccacagggcgtcaCATTATAGTTACAGAAATACTGATTTTGGCTGAGATACTATTCAGTTAATCTCTGTCTAATCTCTGGGTTGTTCATTCATAAAACTTGTCACTGATTTCtcgtacacacacactaacaaaaTTGACAGTGCTTAGTACACAGTAGCTGCTGGATGGGTGCAGTGAGAAGTAGTAGCTAAAAAtagtattatatatttatttatttattatatttattttaatcagaCTTGATACATTGCAGTTGTATTTTAGGGTCTCAGTTATTAAAACCACTATTTATAATGTGGTGATTTTAAAAAGCATGAAGTATCCACTCCCACCACCTGTCACAGGAGTGATGATGTCTGAGCCATAAATTACTCTTGGTTACAAAACCGGACTTCAGAAACAACATTTGGTAGCTGTAGTAGCTACGTTtctgaaatatactgtatagagGAAAGTTTACAACTCTGAAACAATGTTTGATCCAACCAAATGATGACACCATTTCAAGTTTTTTCAAGCAGCTAAGGAAAAGGGTAATGAAAATTGCTAATGCTGTGACAGTAAGGATCTGGAGAGGCCTGTCGATAGTGACTGTTTCAAGGCAGCTTCAAGGTATGAAGTCATGTACAATAGCTTTGTAGCAGGAATAAGGCACTAAAAGTTGCCAAGCAGCAGCTTAACAGCATGGGAAGTAACTGGGagaaattgatgggaagatctTGAGAAAATACcctaaaagaataaaaagtaagtaaagttttatacaaatgtgtaattaccactgctcaaaaaaataaagggaacactaaaataacacatcctagatctgaatgaatgaaataatctcattaaatcctcctttctttacatagttgaatgtgctgacaacaaaaacaaacaaaaattaaaaaatggaaatcaaatgtatcaacccatggaggtctggatttggagtcacactcaaaatcaaagtggaaaaccacactacaggccgatccaactttgatgtaatttccttaaaacaagtcaaaatgaggctcagtagtgtgtgtggcctccacgtgcctgtatgacctccctaccccacctgggcatgctcctgatgaggtggcggatggtctcctgagggatctcctcccagacctggactaaagcatccgccaactcctggacagtctgtggtgcaacgtggcgttggtggatggagcgaaacatgatgtcccagatgtgctcaattggattcaggtctggggaacgggcgagccagtccatagcatcaatgccttcctcttgcaggaactgctgacacactccagccacatgaggtctggcattgtcttgcattaggaggaacccagggNNNNNNNNNNNNNNNNNNNNNNNNNNNNNNNNNNNNNNNNNNNNNNNNNNNNNNNNNNNNNNNNNNNNNNNNNNNNNNNNNNNNNNNNNNNNNNNNNNNNAGTAATTCATTCtataaaatgtgatgcattgcattgtgggattgttaACAGATATATAGTGAAAATTTCACCCACAATTCGGACAGTCAAGTAAAatgcagacagaaaaacagggaTAGTTCTGACCTTCAGGATGCGGCTCTGCGTGTAAACATAAGGCACTCCAAACATGATGACTGCTCGGCCAAAATGATGCactgaacagaaaaaacagaacaagattCATTCACCTCAACAGATCCACATACGACGTTAAACCTTTATATTGTATATAACCATAAAGAAatctgttgttttgcttttactGTTTGCTTTCATCACTTTATACTAGATCCACATTTTCCCACAGGGAGTTTCCTGGTTAGTCATTTTAGTAACGTGCAGCATCCTGATCATTTACCGAAATCAATTCCTTCAGACACCTTTCCCCTGGCCACAGACAGGAGGATGGCTCCTCTGCCGTTCTCACATGCCTGAAGAGAAGAGTTAGACAAAACCCAAGATAAAATATTACCACGAGGGTCCTTTTATTCCTTTACAGCACCACTGTTGCTAAATGGAACAATCACAGGCATGTGCTATAATGTTGTCTCCCTACTCCCccttatttaataataataataataataataataagtataaAGTTAGATGACAGGcgtctctctgacctcctggTATTTTTCCAGGGCCATGCTCGTCTCTGCAGCATCTGGAGTCTCAATGAAGATCAGCTTATTTCTCTGGATATTCTCCAGGATGCCCTGCAAACAAAcatgtacaaaaacacacattgggAAACATTAGACAAATGTGCTGTGCTGATTTAAGTGAAAAGATTAATTAGGATCCATGTTTTAAATAACCAGCACAGTCTCCCAGGTGTGGGTGCGCGGTGTCTGTCCACACACTGACCTGTTCATACCAGGACGCCACTATGTTCTCCATGTAGACGTAGCTGGTGAAAAACGCCACGATGCCATCAGGAACAATCGCAGACATCTCTAAAAGTAGGTTGCCGTAGTTACGAATCACAGctagaaacaaaaaaaagaaaaatgaaatagtaatgtgattatattttaacaaagaaTACTATGTTTGAGGTATTGTGttttgacaaagaaacaaatgtgagaCTATACTACTAACCAAAGTCCTCTCTGGTCTCAAACTTTGAGCTCAGGGCCACCTGGTCATTTCCCCTGCCAACAATCTATACAGgatgaaacagagaaagaaaaataagacaaaatacaattttaagtGTGTAAATGATGCGATTAAGGGTTTGCATGTGGTCAAGGCTGGAGCGTTTCTGTGACACAATTTGTCAGACCAGTTCCATAATTTCTTTTGCAATCCACCAGAGCCGCCacagtgaatgtgtttttgaatgaGTGTAGTTACACACCAGGGGACAGAGACAGGTCCGTGCCAGCGTCATGGTGAAGGATGCCATTGTAACAGGGCGGAAGTCGAGGATTCGGGGATAGATGTCCAGTGGGGAGAGAGTCTAAAGAGGTCAAACAGAACAGAGTCAAAATAAGAGCTGGTATTTTCATTTATCAGTGCACAACAACAGTCTTTTTTAAGGGGAACACAGAATTTTGTGACTTCATGCGAAACAGAAAATCAAATAACTTTATCACGATATTGTCTTGTGGGGCGGCGATGGTGAtaagtggataagacacatgcctcaGGTGTGAGAGACCTGAGTTCGGTTCCCACTGCGacttctgacatatatagcaattgtaagtcgctttggataaaaacaccagctaaatgagtaaaatgtaatgtaaaatgactTGTGGATTTTCCAGAATGAAAGAAGGAATAATTTAATATTCAGGTGTGAATAAAGAAATTGCAATAATTTGCAACCAACTCCGATAATTTTCAACAAAGTACACAAGATTATGATGCAAATCATCAAAAGtacaattacataaataaaaaacaaagtgacaAAATTACATGACTGAAATTTCGGGATAATATTTTAAGAAGATTATAGATGAAAAGTATCCAGTAAAAAAAACTCGAACAAACTGAAAACTATTCTTTGCTTTAACTAATCCCCACTCTGCAGaggcattgtttttttttctggactGAAATTACTGTAAATTGAGCAGAGAAGAAAGACGGTAACCAACTTACCCCCGAGGTGATGACGACAGACTGAAACCTTTGAAAAACTGGTTTGATGGCTATAGATGGATCCATACAGCTGAGAGGGGAACAAAGTCACATGTTAATATGACACTCACAGTTAATGTCACACAGACTTAGTGCTGCATGCTCTCAACATGTAATCAACTAATTACAAACAAGAGAAACGTCaaatgaagattttttttattgtgtaaaaTGATGTACTAACAACTGCTTTGCTTTTGTGGGCTTCAGAATTAGGCTTTTCGGTCTTTGTCGCTGAAATATCTTGCAACTAACTAatctattgattattttctcgattaatcgattagttttTAGGTCCAGaaagttgtgaaaaatgtcaaccaGTGTTTCCCGAAGCCCAAGGTGACGTGCTCAAATGACTTCTtttccacaacccaaatatattcagtcaTAGTGGActaatgaaaacagaaaatattcacatttttcgtttcgttttttctttaaaatagcgattaattaatttcattgttcacaactaattgattatttgactaatcgttgcagcatCTGTACTACTTTTTCAAAGTCATCAATTGCTTTGGTTGAGTTGACCAGACAGTACCAGAGAGACATTAATCAATACTGTTtcccaatttaaaaaaatatttgtcaaCCTATTAAGCCCACCTGAAGTGCAGCACAGGGTTGGCGATGGTTGGAGTTCTGTCTTCAAAGGGCTCAATGATTATAGTAAAACCttcagacagaaagacaaaatatgCTTAATTAagttcaaattaaaaaaatataataaaaacaaccaaataTAACAATTGGGAGATATCAGAAACTGAATAAGACTTCTACCACGTATATTAGTGATATATTATTTAACAGTGTCGGCTTTCAGTGTTAAAGATGTGTGTTTTAGTACCTTGGCTGTAGGTGCTGACCAGGGTAGCAAAGTTGGAGATGAGAGTAACAGCTGAGAAGTCTGCGATGTCGGCGATCTCCAGAGTTCGTAGCAACGACTGTAAGCGCTCTGCACAAAACCTGGAGACACAGCGGCGTGGAAGAAATATTCAGGAGAGAAAATGTGTCCAAATGAGgatctgaataaataaatagagctAGTAAGAGTGGGAAACTGACACAAGTGATTGTGGAAGGAAGATATTAAAAAGGTCTGAGGTGAGAATTAAAGGttaatgtttagttttatgCGTTGCTGGCGCAGACACTGACCTGAGAGGCTTTCGGTCGATGCAGACTTTGTCGAAGATGTCTTTGAGGAACTGCGGGGTGCTCTCCTGTACGACATGTTGGACCCTCAGACGGGACTTGAGATACTCCAGGAAACGTCTCAGGAAACCAACAAAGTGCTCTGCTGTGCGAATAGTACCGGGCACCGCctctgagagagggagaaaagcaATGTCAACTTTTTGGAGACtcatatttgtgtttctgtctgaaaaCCACATTTATTTAGTGCTGCCAGTGGGCATACCTTTAAGAATTTCATCTGGTAACACAGGATTTGAGAGGTAGATGTCGGTTTCCCTGGCAACATTGGCTTCCTTCAGCCCCTCCACCAATCGCCTGTACTCCATCTTCAGTTTAGCAGCGTCTGTATCCTTTATCCTATCAGACAGCGGGGGAGGCGGAGcaggtttggtttcacacaggaccTAAACAGCGGCTGTCAAGTGTTTGTGAAAGGCTTTCTGGCAGATGGGCCTGAAGGCAAACTTCTCCCACgcacaaacatcaaacaaaagTTGGGTTTACCTTCTAGACCATTTGGAAATAGGTATTTCAATGGGATAATCCCAATTTCCTTATTATTCCTTATTTTCAATTCAATATGATTTATATAACTGCAATTATTGAGGATACggttgcagtaaaaaaaaaaaggatgttaGTTACCTTTAGATCTAaatcattttcctttttatgaTCCCCCTTTTTGAACCGTACAGGAGGAGACTAGAAGTTTATTTATTGGTGTGATTTTCTTTCCACGTGTGATGCTACAAAACAACCGTGAATCTGGTAGAAACTAGATTTTGATGAGATGCGTATTTGTATCTCCACTTACCCTAAAAAACTGTTGTTGGGCGACTGAATTTACAAACAGAATATCAATAAATGCAGACATTTTCCAAGTAATGCGAACGTAAATGTAATGAAGTGAGATGCACTTAATGAGTTAAATGTTTCAGTACACTTGCTGCTGGCCTCTGCCAGGATCTTACTTTTGTATGGTGTTCTGAAGTGTGTCCACGTTGTTCTGGCAGCGGTCAAGTGTTCGTCTGGTGATGTTCACACTCATGGAGTCGATGCACACGTTGTCTGAGGAGCAAGGGAAATAAACAGGAGGAAGTAAAGGGAGTGGGTCAAAAAGATATGAAACAATGAAGCTCTTCCCCGGAGtcattattacattaaataGTTTAAATAATTATCAGAATTACAAAATTATTCTCAGATTTTTGTGATCGTTACATATTAAATTAATCACTGTGACAGATCTTCCCTTTTACCTATGTTATGAGCCTCATCAAAGACCACTACAGACTTCTTGGCCAGCTCTTTGGACACCAGGTCAGCTATCTTGGGGTCCAGCAGGTAGTGGTAGCTGTACACCACGATGTTGGCGTGCAGAATCTGAGAGGAAATAAATACAGGAGATAACAGGACAAGCTAAGAGATACACAACATTATTCAGTAAAAAGTAACTGTGGTTTTGTTAAGATTATTTTCAGATTAGATTCCTCTTACCTCTTACCTCCTTCCCACTACAAGCATCTGTAATGTGGTTTTCAATAAATGATCTGCCTTTGTGTAACGCTCAGCCAACTATAAATCCATCCCAAATTACTAGGAAAAGCATTTTCACACCAGGCTAAACGTTTCATGTTTGTATCTGTCTGTA of Micropterus dolomieu isolate WLL.071019.BEF.003 ecotype Adirondacks linkage group LG13, ASM2129224v1, whole genome shotgun sequence contains these proteins:
- the LOC123982209 gene encoding general transcription and DNA repair factor IIH helicase subunit XPD-like produces the protein MKLNIEGLLVYFPYDYIYPEQYSYMLELKRTLDAKGHGVLEMPSGTGKTISLLSLIVAYQKAFPLEVTKLIYCSRTVPEIEKVVEELRKLMEFYCKQTGESNNFLALALSSRKNLCIHPEVSSLRFGKEVDGKCHSLTASYIRAQRHSSPDLPVCRFYEEFDAVGRQVPLPAGVYNLDDLKDFGRRKGWCPYYLARYSILHANIVVYSYHYLLDPKIADLVSKELAKKSVVVFDEAHNIDNVCIDSMSVNITRRTLDRCQNNVDTLQNTIQKIKDTDAAKLKMEYRRLVEGLKEANVARETDIYLSNPVLPDEILKEAVPGTIRTAEHFVGFLRRFLEYLKSRLRVQHVVQESTPQFLKDIFDKVCIDRKPLRFCAERLQSLLRTLEIADIADFSAVTLISNFATLVSTYSQGFTIIIEPFEDRTPTIANPVLHFSCMDPSIAIKPVFQRFQSVVITSGTLSPLDIYPRILDFRPVTMASFTMTLARTCLCPLIVGRGNDQVALSSKFETREDFAVIRNYGNLLLEMSAIVPDGIVAFFTSYVYMENIVASWYEQGILENIQRNKLIFIETPDAAETSMALEKYQEACENGRGAILLSVARGKVSEGIDFVHHFGRAVIMFGVPYVYTQSRILKVRTIPVFLSAFYLTVRIRKSCGRMDGLIN